Part of the Paenibacillus sp. JNUCC32 genome is shown below.
CGGTTTCGGAAGCCGGGAACGAAAAAACGAGAGGCGATCATTATAGGTTGTCTATGCTGTTCAGCACCAAAATCAGTCCCGCAATGCACAAAACCCACGAAATCACCGATCCGGAGTTCTGGGCGATTTTCAGCCGCAGCTTCTCCAGCGGAAGCTGCATCATGCGGCCAAATGCAAGGTGTGCACCGAGCAATAGGAGCGGAGGAAGCACCATGATCACATTATACGCAGCCAGGAGGGGTACCCATTGAACCGGCGTTAGTTGGGCCGATGTCATGAGACCGATCGCCGCAAAATAGGGCAGTGCCGTTGCCACCTCCAGCAGGGACGTGGTGAAGCCCAGCCCGATCATCGCCCCGAGGCTTTTGGAGCTTGGACGCCGCGGTTCCGTCGTCCTTTTCGTTGGGACAAAAAAACTGGCTGCAAACAAAACGCCGCCGGTAACAGCCATAACCCAGCTTACCGTTCGATTCTGAAAGATGCCTGTTACGCTCTGAAGAACAACATCCAAACCGAGCATCAGTGCGGCACCAACCAGGAAATAAAAGCCTGCCACCGTAAACAAATAGACCCATAATCGGGTGATCAACCGATCTCGCTCCGTCAACAGCAAATAGACCGTTACGCCGAGCGTGGCAGGGCTCAAGGTATCCAAGAGCGACAACGCACCTACGGAGAGCAGCAGTTCCGTTGTCATGATGTCTCCCCCTCTTCGTCTAGTGTTTCTTCCAGTCCTGCAGCATAGATGTTAAATGCCAGCTCCATAAACTGAAGAAGCTCTTCCTCAATGGGATACAAGCCCATCTGCTCGGACTGCGCAGGAGATTTGCGGATCTCCCACAATTTATCCACGAAGGGGTCTTCGCCTTCAAAATGCTCCCGGCGTTTTTCGTCCATGCGTCTGATGATCCTCTGTACTTCAGGAGAACCGGGTCCGTTCCCCATGCGCTTTTTAAGCTGTCCCAGCAGAGCGATCCATTCAAGCGAATCCGGATCTGTGCTGTTCATATTCGGGAGAAGGTCCAGCAGCTCTTCTTCGCGCCTCTCAAACATTTGTTGTCGGAACGCATGCTTTAATGAGGGGTCTCTTCCTGAGAGATGGATCAGCTTCTGAATCACATCCCAGCTTGTATCCCCTTCCACGGCGATGCTATGCAGGACGGCGCGGAGCGCGGATTCCATTTGGTTCAGCTTGTTTTGTTCATTCTTCACGAAGTCCAACTGATTCATCAAACTGGATGACCAGTTCCATTCCGGGTTCGAAATCATATCCGAAATTTCCTGCAAGCTGAAGCCCAGCTTTTTCAGAAACTGAATTTGCTGCAGCTTCTTTAGCTCCTCCTCGCTGTATATCCGGTGTTTACCCGGAGTCTTGGCTGCCGGAATCAGCAGGCCGATCTGATCATAATAGCGTAGCGTTCTTACCGTAATGCCCGTCTGTTTGGACAATTCTTGAATGGGAATCGATTTCATCACCTGCTTTCTTGAGTTCTCCGGTAACTCCACTATACAAGATGACGCA
Proteins encoded:
- a CDS encoding MerR family transcriptional regulator → MKSIPIQELSKQTGITVRTLRYYDQIGLLIPAAKTPGKHRIYSEEELKKLQQIQFLKKLGFSLQEISDMISNPEWNWSSSLMNQLDFVKNEQNKLNQMESALRAVLHSIAVEGDTSWDVIQKLIHLSGRDPSLKHAFRQQMFERREEELLDLLPNMNSTDPDSLEWIALLGQLKKRMGNGPGSPEVQRIIRRMDEKRREHFEGEDPFVDKLWEIRKSPAQSEQMGLYPIEEELLQFMELAFNIYAAGLEETLDEEGETS
- a CDS encoding GAP family protein → MTTELLLSVGALSLLDTLSPATLGVTVYLLLTERDRLITRLWVYLFTVAGFYFLVGAALMLGLDVVLQSVTGIFQNRTVSWVMAVTGGVLFAASFFVPTKRTTEPRRPSSKSLGAMIGLGFTTSLLEVATALPYFAAIGLMTSAQLTPVQWVPLLAAYNVIMVLPPLLLLGAHLAFGRMMQLPLEKLRLKIAQNSGSVISWVLCIAGLILVLNSIDNL